One segment of Triticum aestivum cultivar Chinese Spring chromosome 2A, IWGSC CS RefSeq v2.1, whole genome shotgun sequence DNA contains the following:
- the LOC123191769 gene encoding uncharacterized protein, translating to MDTLLPKLASSNLHLPLAASLLAFCARPLARRHLVDPGELAPPSTTAAAALHQSQRATCPSEVVRSQPRVATSSAPPPHPTRPGAARSRPARARPHPPRRWRRTSRLAPPARSRGDRDLAITRPLLFPEDPAVVSPLSAAPRSRSSELAVGPVSLPHRPDLAGSGRIRPAMRSPAFFLLLRVAPMLASRHHRRPFLCLCGSERRTMPVPPFALVGLLGLKAQPRNAGLLAYVSFHPALGPCSVRPAYRFGLHVFFPFYEFSI from the exons atggacaccctcCTTCCAAAATTGGCATCCTCTAatctccacctacctctagccgccTCCCTCCTCGCATTCTGCGCCCGTCCACTCGCGCGCCGCCACTTGGTGGATCCAGGCGAGCTAGCGCCACCGTCaaccaccgcagccgccgccctccaccagtcgCAGCGCGCCACCTGTCCATCTGAGGTCGTCCGCAGCCAACCCCGTGTTGCCACCTCGTCCGCTCCACCTCCCCACCCCACGCGGCCCGGCgcagcccgcagccggcccgcccGGGCTCGACCGCACCCACCACGTCGCTGGCGCCGAACCAGCCGTCTCGCTCCTCCCGCTCGATCCAGAGGGGATCGAGATCTCGCCATCACCCGTCCGCTCCTCTTTCCCGAGGATCCCGCCGTCGTCTCGCCGCTCTCCGCCGCCCCCAG GAGCAGGAGCTCAGAGCTCGCCGTCGGCCCCGTTTCGCTGCCCCACCGCCCGGATCtggcgggatccggccggatccgtccCGCCATGCGCTCGCCAGCGTTTTTCCTCCTGCTCCGCGTGGCCCCGATGCTTGCAAGCCGCCACCACCGGCGCCCCTTCCTCTGCTTGTGCGGGAGTGAGAGGAGAACGATGCCCGTGCCACCCTTCGCCCTAGTGGGCCTGCTCGGCCTCAAAGCCCAACCACGCAATGCCGGCCTGTTGGCCTATGTGAGCTTCCACCCAGCCCTTGGACCGTGCAGTGTTAGGCCAGCCTATAGATTCGGCCTGCATGTGTTTTTTCCCTTCTATGAATTTAGCATTTAA